A window of Ooceraea biroi isolate clonal line C1 chromosome 9, Obir_v5.4, whole genome shotgun sequence genomic DNA:
TTTACGCGAGCAGAAAGAATTTGCAACTATACGTCCTTAATGAATTCACTGGTcccattattttattatttcgcaatTAACCGGCAATGACGGTAATTTCGCGTGGCATATGGCCGTGGCGTGTGCTCGCGCCACCACCGACGGCGTGGCGGCACAATACCgcgtattattacatatatcgaCGAACTGTACTTACATAAATATACGTGGAGGAGTAGCAGGAGCGTTGGTGAAACCAGCAGCACGCGTTGCTCCGCGTGCCCGACGCGGCGTTGCAACTGACGCCGCACGGTGCAAGTGTGCTTTCGAACAATACCACGCGATGCATACATGCGGTGCCTGCCCTCCTTTCGTCCCTTTTTTCGTTTGCCTCTACTCTGTCGCttactctcttttttctctttctctttcttttttttgtaagAGACCGCCATCAATAATTCGGTGTCGCCAATCTGTAATTTGGCCTATTATTGTTGCGAGGCCAGTGCTAGAGAGCATCTGTGACGCGAATTGTCGTTTTTCTTTCCGGTTTCTTCTTCCGAAGATGTCACACGTACGTCGAGGCACTTTCTCTCCGTGCGACGACACGTGTTACACGACAATGCGCGTTACGCGCTCGCTTGCGTAAAAATCCTTCCGCCCGCGCACCGAGCACATCGGAGGAGGTTGAATGATCGCACCCGGTAATTCCTCCGCGGATCGATCATCAGGCGCGGGTGAAATGCGAGCAAGCGCGCGGCTCCCGGACATGTCTGATCAATTTAATAGCGCTGTTTGAAAATGTCCGCATCGGCGACACAGCCGCGGCCGTACGTGACACTGAACGCGAACTTTACGTCGTGTGGCACTGCTATAGTTTACCGGTAGTATCTATAATTTACTTTCTCCTGCGGCGTTTCGAGTTTAATGTCTTGAGGAACGAATCGCTGCGAAATGGATGACCGTCTTGCACGGCTGTCTGGGGTTCCGAATACTTAATGTGGAagcttaatataataatttaatatcgcgCAGGTCGCGGTTGAAAAAGCCGACTTATTGTAGCAAATCTCGCCGGTCAGAACATCAatgatttatgtaattatcCGAGGGACCGTAAAATTGTGAGATTCTCCACAATATCGAGAAATGTTACCAGCTTGTATAGTTTTATTGGTATTCTCAATGCATACAAGTAGAATTCATTATACCGCGTACGTTTTTAATTATCGTTTAATGCTGTCGAGAAATGTGACTTACGAtgcattacataataataataataataataataataataataataataataataatgtataataatcataCTCAACAAACAAGTATGGTAATTTCAACTCTCTGTGGCCATATTCGTAAATATTGACAAACAGATCATAAATTAACCTTTTCTTTccttgatttttttaaattgacgcattttattataattccacattaaaatacttttcattGTACCATCAAAAATGCTATAAGTGCCaatatcaattaaaaagacagattataatttataatcccatctaatttttacattaacgATCCGCATGGTAAGTTTTGTCATTAAAGCAAAAAGTTCTTTATTGGACCAACGTGGCAGCAAACAAAAAAGATGATAATAAACCAACTCGTAGACGTTTCGACCACAATTTGTTTGGTCCAATTTTTTTGGTGAATGGCCATGAGTttgattaaaagtaaaaaataaatatactccATCAAGAAAAGCATAGGAGAAAACGTGAGATTGCGGAGATGATttttattgagaaatataaGAACTCGATCAATTTACAAAGAGATACGGAAACGTTACCCGGTACATATGATGTTGTTTTGAATAACATCTAGTCTTCACCTTAAATTCACTTGTTTGCTGGCTCTCACTTGTTTCGGACGTCTCTTCTGTGTCTCGTCTCTTAGCTTCGTATTCTTTTGTGTCTTTTTCAAGCAGTAaggtttatttcttttctttttatgtcttaattatttaattatatttcgctTTTGATTATTcgttattctttatatttttcgttattcttcatataaaaatttcttataaatcttccgtaaaatttgtcaaatttaTCTGTCTTTGATATCGGCGGTCATATAGTAGTTTTGATTTTACAAATTCTCTCATTTCATCTGGTTTCAGAACGACGAGAAGAAGGTAGTGATTGCGGTAGTGAAGTAAAACAAGAACCGGACAACGATGCAGAACCGGAAGCGGAACCAGAAAATGACCAAGAGGAAATTACTTGTTTGTACTGTACGTATCAGCCGACATCGCGGGAAGAATTACGACAGCACTTGCAGGTGGCTCATATTCAGGATTCAGAGGAGAAAACTGAAACAGTCAAGGAAGAGTCGACGCCGGACTTGTTGTGTCCATTGTGCCAAGATGGTTTCAAGGAACGTCCTGCTCTGGAGAAACACGTGATGCAGATTCATTCGGTTAACACTGACGGTCTACAAAGGTTGTTACTCCTAGTGGATCAAAGCCATTGGCTGAACAATAATCCGAGAAACACTTCGACACCGGCTGTGACGGCTGCAACAACGCCGACGTCGCCCACCACAACGATCAAACATcatcaagaagaagaaatgaacGAACGAGGCGGTAACGATGATACCGAGGAAGGAAGCACAAGATGCACCGTGAGCAGCCGGCTGTGCCGTATCGAGGATCTTCAGCATCACAGAGAAGTCCATACGGCCACCACGCCCACCTTGGCAGTTAGTGAGAAACACGTTTACAAGTATCGATGCGGACAATGCAGTCTCGCTTTCAAGACGTTGGACAAGCTTCAGCAGCATTCCCAGTATCACGCCATCAGAGACGCGACTAAATGCAGTATCTGCACGCGATCTTTTCGCTCGCTTCAGACGCTGCAAAGACATCTGGAGTCCGCCCACGATGTTCACGAAGAGGATTTGATTCAGGCTAAGCAGAATTTCTTGAACACTCAGTTGCTTCAAGCGTTCACGGAAGAAACGTTGAAGAAGCAAAGTGGCTTGATGGGCGAACAGAATGCCGAAGATGAGACTGGTAAAggcgacgaggaggagagCGACGCCAGTGACTCGTCTCCGATGCAGAGGGAACAACGTTTGTTGGAAGATTATCTAAACAGTCAGACGATTGCCGAAGACAGCTATCACGATCCAAATCGGAAATTCAAGTGTCATCGATGCAAGGTAGCCTTCACGCGCCAGAGCTACCTTACCAGTCATAACAAGACTTTGCTGCATCGCAAGGGTGAAAAAATGTCGTATCCTATGGAGAAATATTTAGACCCTAACCGACCATACAAATGCGATATCTGCAAAGAGAGCTTCACACAAAAGAACATACTTTTAGTTCACTATAACAGCGTGAGCCATCTGCACAAGCTGAAGCGTAGTTTGCAAGAGCCAGGTAACAACAACACGTTGATTTCGGTGGCCCCACCGGCCAGTCCGACCGAGTCTTCCGACTCCCAGCTAGATCAAGACAAGAAGCCCCACAAGTGCAACATCTGCAAAGTCGCATACTCCTTGCCAAGCAGTCTGGACATTCATATGAGGAGTGTTCTTCATCAAACGCGCGCTAGCAAAATACAGGATCTCGTGGCCAGCGGCCAATTGGACCTTGCTCGACCACTAATTGAACAACCAACAACACCGACAAGTCCGAACAGTCCGCCCGCAGTAAATGCGAACGTAGGCAATGCGGGAGGAATGCTCTCCTGCTCGCGCTGCAACGCACTGTTCGTCAATCAGGAACAGTTGGCGACGCATCAGCAATTGTACTGCATTTTCAGCAATCCGCTGGCGTTATTTCAACAACTGGCGTCGCAACAACTGGCTTCGGTCACCCCGGCCAAGACGCCACCCCCTAGATCTACGACACCGGGACCGCAGCAACACATGCAGCAAGCCGCGCAGCATTCGTCGCAAACTACGCAGGACATTCTCTCTCAACCACGACATAAGACTTCGCAGATGTACAAGCATTTGTTGGAGAGCTTCGGCTTTGATCTCGTTATGCAATTCAACGAAAATCACCAGAGGCGACAGCGTAAGGAAGAGGAAGCGGCCGCTGCTCTTCAAGCGCAGCAAGAGCAACAGAAACAAGAACAGCAGAAACAGGCTCTCGCTGCGCAAGCTGcgcaagaaaaagaagaagaagccgAAGAGAGTCACATAGACGATGACGTGATACCAGAGCTCACGCGCAGCACTTGCCAACACTGCAACAAGGAGTTTAGCAGTGTCTGGGTATTGAAGGCACACTGTGAAGAGGTGCATCGcgatctcgtgccgcgcgaatTCCTCGAGAAGTACGCGCAGCAATTTAAATGCGAGTACGAGAAGAAGAGTGTCGTGGTGACCGTCGCGACGTCCTCATCGACTACCACAGCGCCAAGAAGCTCTACACCCGCCGTAGGACAACCCCAGGATCTTAGCTCTGATAAGGAATCacgagaaaaggaaaaggacgACAATACTGAGAGCAAGGAACGTATCAGTCGTACACCAGAAGCTACATCTACCACTCCGGCAACGACTCCTGCATTGAGCAACACTCCCGTCTCGAGCACAGATTCCACGACACCGATTGTACTGCTTACGAATTCGCAGCATCATATTCAGCAGCagtcgcagcagcagcagcaacaacaacaacagcagcagcaacagcagcagcagcagcagcagcagcaacaacaacaacaacaacaacatgCTCAGCTTACGTTGGCGCAGCAAGTGTCTGAAATGCAAGCTGCTCTGAATGCAATGGCAGCAACTCAATTGCAACAACATTTACAACAATATCCAGGACTGATGATGGGAATGATGGGATTACCATTGGGATTAAACGTGCCCGCCTTGGCAGCCATGAACTTACAACCGCCTCTTGTGCCAATGATGCTACCGCCACCGCCATATGACAGTGCTGCCGCTGGATATACACCGATTAATCAAGCGGATCTCCTCGCTAAGCAGCATCTCGCTCTTCAACAACAacaagcagcagcagcggtaAGTAATATAAGATACATATGCATGTTCATGtttatctaataatataataatacttttttgaaagatttatgagaaaatataaaaagatattaataataaatagcgaGGGATATAGAAACAATTATCATAACAACAACTAagtttatttgatttttttgaGTATCTAAGTTTCTTtgaaaaacgaagaaaactgCACATTTATATCTCTTAAACAatctgaataataattaactacATAATTGCAATATATAGAGCTTCAAACATTTCGAACGATTGttagattttctttttacgaattttataCTTAAATTTCATAACTTTTTGGGTATTGTAAGCCTCAAtctaatgataaaataaattcatcaaTTATCTATTTAACTATAGTTTTGCGATATATCTGTGGAATGTCACttgcatatattaaataaaaaatatatatattaaaaaagtatcaaGGGATCATTTCGACCTTTCAGGCAAATGCAGCTGCATCACAGAAACGGGCGCGTACGCGTATCACTGACGagcaattgaaaatattacggGCGcactttgatattaataattctccTGGCGAAGAGCAGATTCTGGACATGGCTGCTCAAAGCGGTCTACCACccaaagtaataaaacattgGTTCCGAAATACGTTATTTAAAGAGCGACAGCGTAACAAAGACAGTCCTTACAATTTCAATAATCCACCAAGTACTACTCTGAATCTCGAGGAGTATGAGAAAACCGGCGAGGCAAAGGTGACACCATTAAACTCTAGTGTATCCGGTAGTAGCTCCTCCGACGATAAAAGCCCGAATAAGCAAGCAACGCCACCGCCATCCACGCAGAACACCGGCACTTCACAACCTACCGAGATTAAACAAGAGGCGATTGAACAATCGCATTGTCAACAGCAAGCTACGCAGCATCAGGAAGAGCAGCATCATTCTCCTAGTAGCTCAGGTGGGCAACAGTCACGACCGCATTCACCCGCTCTCAGCATGAGCTCGGTATTCTCAGGCATTCATCACGATGTTTCGTCTCATCCACCGTCGACTACGAACGCGCCGAGCGCTCCAATGTTACCACCGAAATTGACACCCCAGAATTTTGCCAGTCCGACTCCGGGGGCAGGTAACGTGATACCGAGCACGATCGCTGCCATGGCACTTACGCCGCAGAGATCCTTGAGCCCGGGGCGCGGTCCAACGGATTATTCCTTTGGCGGTAACAGCAACGGCAGTAACGCTTCTAGCAGCAGCTCCGGCAAACGCGCTAATCGAACGCGATTCACCGATTATCAAATCAAGGTTCTCCAGGAATTCTTTGAGAACAACGCGTATCCAAAAGACGATGATTTGGAATATCTCAGCAAATTGCTTGGTCTGAGTCCGCGGGTGATCGTAGTATGGTTCCAGAATGCCAGACAAAAAGCACGCAAGGTCTACGAGAATCAACCGGCTGCCGAATCCATGACAGCGGGCCGCGAGAACGACGATGGGGCTGGTAGATTTCAAAAAGCGCAGGGATTAAACTATCAGTGCAAGAAGTGCCTCCTATCATTTCAGCGATACTACGAGCTTATACGCCATCAGAAGACCCACTGCTTCAAGGAGGAGGACGCCAAAAGAAGTGCGCAGGCTCAAGCCGCGGCTGCTCAAGTCGCTGCAGTTTTGAGTTCCGAGGACAGTAATAGTAGTTCTACGACGACTACGAACAATACGGTGATTAATACTCCATCGGTCAGCTCCGGACTCGCCGAACAACTACAGCAACCGTTGAATACTGCCACGTCGCCTCATCAGCAACCACTATCGCAAACACACCAGCAACAGtcacaacagcaacaacagcagcagcaacaacaatcGCAGTCACAGACGGAGTCAAAAGAAGGTAGCTTCCAATGCGACAAATGTAATTTGATGTTCGGACGGTTCGAGCTTTGGCGCGAACATCAGCTAGTACATATCATGAACCCGTCCCTCTTCCCGGCGTACCCACCTGACTCAGCTTTCGGTATTCTGCAGCAACAAGCGCTTAACGCTACTTCCGGAGTCGCACCAGACACCCCACATCCGCTCATCGCCATGATGCAAAAGAGAAAGTATGACGAGTTTGAGGAAAGTACGGGAAGCGACAATCGTTCGAATTCGGAGCACCTAAATGAACAGCCGAAGGACAAACGTTTGCGTACTACGATACTTCCGGAGCAGTTGGACTATCTGTATCAAAAGTATCAAGTCGAGTCTAATCCGTCGAGGAAGATGCTGgagacgatcgcgcgcgaggtCGGTTTGAAGAAACGCGTGGTGCAGGTGTGGTTCCAAaacacgcgcgctcgcgaacGCAAAGGTCAGTTTCGGGCTCACAGCCAAGTAATCAATAAGCGATGTCCGTTTTGCCCTGCGCTGTTCAAAGTGAAATCTGCTTTAGAATCTCATCTAAGCAGCAAGCACGCCGATCAAGTGGCACGCGGAGAAGTAAACATTGACAATATTCCGGACGAGGAACTCTCAATGGAATCTGCACCGTCAAATTCCAGTACACCGCACATGATGCCACCACTTTTCCCGCCAATTAACAACAGCGACATGGAGGCATCCCTAAAATCTTTGAAATACTACGAAGAAATGAAACGATATTTTGAATTGGCGCACGCCAGCAATGGCAAGCAAGAGACGGCGAATCATCAGACTGGCAGCGGTAACAGCGGTGAGTCACCGTTAGATCTGAGCAAGCCGGTTGATCTCAGCCGACCGATGAAACTGAGTCTAGGTGGCTTGAGCACCCTCCTCGAAGAGCAACATAGTCACTTCCGCGGCGGTAGCGACTGCGGCCCTCTGACTGATTTATCTGAGCGCAGTATATGCGACGAAGACAGCATGAGCGAAACTACGGAATTCCTGGATGATGAAAGTGGACCGGCAAGTCCGGCTTCGAGCACCCAAAGTTCGAGACAAGGACCGGCCAGCGGAAGTACCGGAAACACTGCCGGACCACCGGTGACTGGTGGACAGACCAGCGGTAATACTGGCCAATCCGGCGGAAAGCGATATCGCACACAGATGTCGGCCACTCAAGTGAAGGTGATGAAATCGCTGTTCTCGGACTACAAGACGCCGACGATGGCTGAATGCGAGATGCTCGGCCGCGAGATCGGCTTACCGAAGCGCGTAGTCCAGGTAAGCATCATCGATAATCCGATCATCCCGCGCTCGCAATGATTGTTCAACAGCCAACCAGGAAGCGCGTTTTCCATACGCGACTAATTCCAGCTTACGGGGACTAATAGAGACGAGTTACAGGTCTGGTTCCAAAACGCCCGTGCCAAGGAGAAGAAGGCAAGATTGGCGGCTGGTTTGCCGGCCGAGGGTTCGGCCGTCCAACCACATCGTGGCCCGACCGGACCAGACGAGTGTAAGCTATGCTCCGTGCGCTACTCGGCCAAGACCCCATTACAGGAGCACGTCTTCTCACGTCGGCATATCGAGTCAGTGCGTATTGCTGTTGAAGAAGGCAGTTTGGTTCCGCCGACTCCTGGGGCACCGATCGTACTTGGCAGCAGCGGCGGAGCTACCGGTGTACCGGGTATGGGGAATACATCAGTGGTTGCCGCGACCAGCCAACAAGTCAgccagcaacaacagcaacagtcGGACGAAAATATGATGTATGGATCCTTGTTCCTTCACCCTACGGCG
This region includes:
- the LOC105279517 gene encoding zinc finger homeobox protein 3 isoform X1, giving the protein MPSSEPHPPQYHLQHHNIPPSHLQQHTSAIEHQLFQQLVAAHHQQQQQQQRQQQHGGPFQNSTYAQQKQEMSPEEEGGRGGGSPPAAGAALHQPHHPRTASPPSGTEPCTRDAIPTPTPIADTTTTTTTTTMTMQSQGQQQQQQQGPSPSPSPTGGDVEKFDGKIVYNPDGSAYIIEGESELSEDESLPDGCIVDGRGVSVPHSLVFPQIASAYYVSRLYAHQAYQQQQQQRSSAQQHNPDLPVTHSYRVISYRSAEGSKQPPPTPTVPPPPAASVPVKPILMCFICKLSFGYAKSFVAHAQGEHQLTLMEDERQILSHSTASAIIQAVGRGKQPLVSFLEPVTSSTCTQASPVQSQSQQRGESNEHETTPTTTSTPTSTSGVPSSPQQQQQSQQTQQHRPPPSTPTTPTSHSNHPLPYNHQQQQHTWTSAQVSAASWAKAPDAMHYSSPPPPTSSTKGSPSSYAALTQQPPNFLTGTTIGVCPEHMQGRPSGVECSKCELILTSSRLAGPGGPLAGIHSRNSCKTLKCPKCNWHYKYQETLEIHMKEKHPESETSCIYCIAGQPHPRLARGETYTCGYKPYRCEVCNYSTTTKGNLSIHMQSDKHLNNMQELQQGGGGGSGTSNPSSSQDAPMPTRSPHHQQNHSSHLTTQGGNQTKPKPTFRCDVCNYETNVGRNLRIHMTSEKHTHNMLVIRQNVSHMQLSALTHHQQVQHHHQQAQQHQQQLEQLLHLSSLDKPQHTEAQLADMAFTQAVVISAITSGQLPQLPPELIGGIANMSAIGNLGGDVGLSPDSMEPPPEPADPDPTFLFQCCVCNNFATDSLEALGHHLAVDRTRSREGEILTVVNAHFICKLCSYKTNLKANFQLHCKTDKHLQRLQHVNHVKEGGPRNEWKLKYLASPTSAAQLRCHACDYYTNSAHKLALHAASPRHEAAALLLRHLIEASSNIQSSAKLYHCALCGLSVRHRLLLLQHVKTLRHFQMEQLHQFHRRSSLQGNEMPHTDIGDVFQVMSDPDVPATQQSSPTTPTTPNATSTNNERREEGSDCGSEVKQEPDNDAEPEAEPENDQEEITCLYCTYQPTSREELRQHLQVAHIQDSEEKTETVKEESTPDLLCPLCQDGFKERPALEKHVMQIHSVNTDGLQRLLLLVDQSHWLNNNPRNTSTPAVTAATTPTSPTTTIKHHQEEEMNERGGNDDTEEGSTRCTVSSRLCRIEDLQHHREVHTATTPTLAVSEKHVYKYRCGQCSLAFKTLDKLQQHSQYHAIRDATKCSICTRSFRSLQTLQRHLESAHDVHEEDLIQAKQNFLNTQLLQAFTEETLKKQSGLMGEQNAEDETGKGDEEESDASDSSPMQREQRLLEDYLNSQTIAEDSYHDPNRKFKCHRCKVAFTRQSYLTSHNKTLLHRKGEKMSYPMEKYLDPNRPYKCDICKESFTQKNILLVHYNSVSHLHKLKRSLQEPGNNNTLISVAPPASPTESSDSQLDQDKKPHKCNICKVAYSLPSSLDIHMRSVLHQTRASKIQDLVASGQLDLARPLIEQPTTPTSPNSPPAVNANVGNAGGMLSCSRCNALFVNQEQLATHQQLYCIFSNPLALFQQLASQQLASVTPAKTPPPRSTTPGPQQHMQQAAQHSSQTTQDILSQPRHKTSQMYKHLLESFGFDLVMQFNENHQRRQRKEEEAAAALQAQQEQQKQEQQKQALAAQAAQEKEEEAEESHIDDDVIPELTRSTCQHCNKEFSSVWVLKAHCEEVHRDLVPREFLEKYAQQFKCEYEKKSVVVTVATSSSTTTAPRSSTPAVGQPQDLSSDKESREKEKDDNTESKERISRTPEATSTTPATTPALSNTPVSSTDSTTPIVLLTNSQHHIQQQSQQQQQQQQQQQQQQQQQQQQQQQQQQQHAQLTLAQQVSEMQAALNAMAATQLQQHLQQYPGLMMGMMGLPLGLNVPALAAMNLQPPLVPMMLPPPPYDSAAAGYTPINQADLLAKQHLALQQQQAAAAANAAASQKRARTRITDEQLKILRAHFDINNSPGEEQILDMAAQSGLPPKVIKHWFRNTLFKERQRNKDSPYNFNNPPSTTLNLEEYEKTGEAKVTPLNSSVSGSSSSDDKSPNKQATPPPSTQNTGTSQPTEIKQEAIEQSHCQQQATQHQEEQHHSPSSSGGQQSRPHSPALSMSSVFSGIHHDVSSHPPSTTNAPSAPMLPPKLTPQNFASPTPGAGNVIPSTIAAMALTPQRSLSPGRGPTDYSFGGNSNGSNASSSSSGKRANRTRFTDYQIKVLQEFFENNAYPKDDDLEYLSKLLGLSPRVIVVWFQNARQKARKVYENQPAAESMTAGRENDDGAGRFQKAQGLNYQCKKCLLSFQRYYELIRHQKTHCFKEEDAKRSAQAQAAAAQVAAVLSSEDSNSSSTTTTNNTVINTPSVSSGLAEQLQQPLNTATSPHQQPLSQTHQQQSQQQQQQQQQQSQSQTESKEGSFQCDKCNLMFGRFELWREHQLVHIMNPSLFPAYPPDSAFGILQQQALNATSGVAPDTPHPLIAMMQKRKYDEFEESTGSDNRSNSEHLNEQPKDKRLRTTILPEQLDYLYQKYQVESNPSRKMLETIAREVGLKKRVVQVWFQNTRARERKGQFRAHSQVINKRCPFCPALFKVKSALESHLSSKHADQVARGEVNIDNIPDEELSMESAPSNSSTPHMMPPLFPPINNSDMEASLKSLKYYEEMKRYFELAHASNGKQETANHQTGSGNSGESPLDLSKPVDLSRPMKLSLGGLSTLLEEQHSHFRGGSDCGPLTDLSERSICDEDSMSETTEFLDDESGPASPASSTQSSRQGPASGSTGNTAGPPVTGGQTSGNTGQSGGKRYRTQMSATQVKVMKSLFSDYKTPTMAECEMLGREIGLPKRVVQVWFQNARAKEKKARLAAGLPAEGSAVQPHRGPTGPDECKLCSVRYSAKTPLQEHVFSRRHIESVRIAVEEGSLVPPTPGAPIVLGSSGGATGVPGMGNTSVVAATSQQVSQQQQQQSDENMMYGSLFLHPTAMFPSQQQQHPTGANTTAVAAADLSDLLGSSLMSLHVEGGAQVQVPQTLMQAFLQQNPNPGLETVCLPGPTCGSNENGMPQYCREVETELCFVCRRCGRAYPQESTLLAHQRSCYLGNQQRRGALRLVQTRYACSLCESGVPTRVYNTLSGWRRHAETLQHRARHEAVQERQQQQQQQQQFADGGAQSGEETNPLTDEMEDVVNQITLLAARAAAESTGQPQAGERAGQDNNNGPDAKRQKLVQEVAALAGAR
- the LOC105279517 gene encoding zinc finger homeobox protein 3 isoform X2, whose product is MPSSEPHPPQYHLQHHNIPPSHLQQHTSAIEHQLFQQLVAAHHQQQQQQQRQQQHGGPFQNSTYAQQKQEMSPEEEGGRGGGSPPAAGAALHQPHHPRTASPPSGTEPCTRDAIPTPTPIADTTTTTTTTTMTMQSQGQQQQQQQGPSPSPSPTGGDVEKFDGKIVYNPDGSAYIIEGESELSEDESLPDGCIVDGRGVSVPHSLVFPQIASAYYVSRLYAHQAYQQQQQQRSSAQQHNPDLPVTHSYRVISYRSAEGSKQPPPTPTVPPPPAASVPVKPILMCFICKLSFGYAKSFVAHAQGEHQLTLMEDERQILSHSTASAIIQAVGRGKQPLVSFLEPVTSSTCTQASPVQSQSQQRGESNEHETTPTTTSTPTSTSGVPSSPQQQQQSQQTQQHRPPPSTPTTPTSHSNHPLPYNHQQQQHTWTSAQVSAASWAKAPDAMHYSSPPPPTSSTKGSPSSYAALTQQPPNFLTGTTIGVCPEHMQGRPSGVECSKCELILTSSRLAGPGGPLAGIHSRNSCKTLKCPKCNWHYKYQETLEIHMKEKHPESETSCIYCIAGQPHPRLARGETYTCGYKPYRCEVCNYSTTTKGNLSIHMQSDKHLNNMQELQQGGGGGSGTSNPSSSQDAPMPTRSPHHQQNHSSHLTTQGGNQTKPKPTFRCDVCNYETNVGRNLRIHMTSEKHTHNMLVIRQNVSHMQLSALTHHQQVQHHHQQAQQHQQQLEQLLHLSSLDKPQHTEAQLADMAFTQAVVISAITSGQLPQLPPELIGGIANMSAIGNLGGDVGLSPDSMEPPPEPADPDPTFLFQCCVCNNFATDSLEALGHHLAVDRTRSREGEILTVVNAHFICKLCSYKTNLKANFQLHCKTDKHLQRLQHVNHVKEGGPRNEWKLKYLASPTSAAQLRCHACDYYTNSAHKLALHAASPRHEAAALLLRHLIEASSNIQSSAKLYHCALCGLSVRHRLLLLQHVKTLRHFQMEQLHQFHRRSSLQGNEMPHTDIGDVFQVMSDPDVPATQQSSPTTPTTPNATSTNNERREEGSDCGSEVKQEPDNDAEPEAEPENDQEEITCLYCTYQPTSREELRQHLQVAHIQDSEEKTETVKEESTPDLLCPLCQDGFKERPALEKHVMQIHSVNTDGLQRLLLLVDQSHWLNNNPRNTSTPAVTAATTPTSPTTTIKHHQEEEMNERGGNDDTEEGSTRCTVSSRLCRIEDLQHHREVHTATTPTLAVSEKHVYKYRCGQCSLAFKTLDKLQQHSQYHAIRDATKCSICTRSFRSLQTLQRHLESAHDVHEEDLIQAKQNFLNTQLLQAFTEETLKKQSGLMGEQNAEDETGKGDEEESDASDSSPMQREQRLLEDYLNSQTIAEDSYHDPNRKFKCHRCKVAFTRQSYLTSHNKTLLHRKGEKMSYPMEKYLDPNRPYKCDICKESFTQKNILLVHYNSVSHLHKLKRSLQEPGNNNTLISVAPPASPTESSDSQLDQDKKPHKCNICKVAYSLPSSLDIHMRSVLHQTRASKIQDLVASGQLDLARPLIEQPTTPTSPNSPPAVNANVGNAGGMLSCSRCNALFVNQEQLATHQQLYCIFSNPLALFQQLASQQLASVTPAKTPPPRSTTPGPQQHMQQAAQHSSQTTQDILSQPRHKTSQMYKHLLESFGFDLVMQFNENHQRRQRKEEEAAAALQAQQEQQKQEQQKQALAAQAAQEKEEEAEESHIDDDVIPELTRSTCQHCNKEFSSVWVLKAHCEEVHRDLVPREFLEKYAQQFKCEYEKKSVVVTVATSSSTTTAPRSSTPAVGQPQDLSSDKESREKEKDDNTESKERISRTPEATSTTPATTPALSNTPVSSTDSTTPIVLLTNSQHHIQQQSQQQQQQQQQQQQQQQQQQQQQQQQQQQHAQLTLAQQVSEMQAALNAMAATQLQQHLQQYPGLMMGMMGLPLGLNVPALAAMNLQPPLVPMMLPPPPYDSAAAGYTPINQADLLAKQHLALQQQQAAAAANAAASQKRARTRITDEQLKILRAHFDINNSPGEEQILDMAAQSGLPPKVIKHWFRNTLFKERQRNKDSPYNFNNPPSTTLNLEEYEKTGEAKVTPLNSSVSGSSSSDDKSPNKQATPPPSTQNTGTSQPTEIKQEAIEQSHCQQQATQHQEEQHHSPSSSGGQQSRPHSPALSMSSVFSGIHHDVSSHPPSTTNAPSAPMLPPKLTPQNFASPTPGAGNVIPSTIAAMALTPQRSLSPGRGPTDYSFGGNSNGSNASSSSSGKRANRTRFTDYQIKVLQEFFENNAYPKDDDLEYLSKLLGLSPRVIVVWFQNARQKARKVYENQPAAESMTAGRENDDGAGRFQKAQGLNYQCKKCLLSFQRYYELIRHQKTHCFKEEDAKRSAQAQAAAAQVAAVLSSEDSNSSSTTTTNNTVINTPSVSSGLAEQLQQPLNTATSPHQQPLSQTHQQQSQQQQQQQQQQSQSQTESKEGSFQCDKCNLMFGRFELWREHQLVHIMNPSLFPAYPPDSAFGILQQQALNATSGVAPDTPHPLIAMMQKRKYDEFEESTGSDNRSNSEHLNEQPKDKRLRTTILPEQLDYLYQKYQVESNPSRKMLETIAREVGLKKRVVQVWFQNTRARERKGQFRAHSQVINKRCPFCPALFKVKSALESHLSSKHADQVARGEVNIDNIPDEELSMESAPSNSSTPHMMPPLFPPINNSDMEASLKSLKYYEEMKRYFELAHASNGKQETANHQTGSGNSGESPLDLSKPVDLSRPMKLSLGGLSTLLEEQHSHFRGGSDCGPLTDLSERSICDEDSMSETTEFLDDESGPASPASSTQSSRQGPASGSTGNTAGPPVTGGQTSGNTGQSGGKRYRTQMSATQVKVMKSLFSDYKTPTMAECEMLGREIGLPKRVVQVWFQNARAKEKKARLAAGLPAEGSAVQPHRGPTGPDECKLCSVRYSAKTPLQEHVFSRRHIESVRIAVEEGSLVPPTPGAPIVLGSSGGATGVPGMGNTSVVAATSQQVSQQQQQQSDENMMYGSLFLHPTAMFPSQQQQHPTGANTTAAAADLSDLLGSSLMSLHVEGGAQVQVPQTLMQAFLQQNPNPGLETVCLPGPTCGSNENGMPQYCREVETELCFVCRRCGRAYPQESTLLAHQRSCYLGNQQRRGALRLVQTRYACSLCESGVPTRVYNTLSGWRRHAETLQHRARHEAVQERQQQQQQQQQFADGGAQSGEETNPLTDEMEDVVNQITLLAARAAAESTGQPQAGERAGQDNNNGPDAKRQKLVQEVAALAGAR